Proteins encoded in a region of the Saccharothrix ecbatanensis genome:
- a CDS encoding BMP family lipoprotein, with the protein MRRPVRGTAVVAIALTGIMVVSACAKDSGGTTGSTAVAGAACEFAPPPSSPATSPAASNTSAANGDKVDGSALKIGLAYDIGGRGDASFNDLAAAGFDQAIKDMGVKGENTRELSASPNEDESVKQSRLRQLARDGFNPIVGVGFAYTESLKVVAPEFPDVRFGLVDSAVEGAANVTPLVFAEQEGAFLAGVVAAYQSKKCHVGFVGGVDIPLIRKFEAGYVQGAKAAAPNVVVEKKYITPATDFTGFQDPAKGFEAAKGLIEKGADVLYPAAGASGIGVFSAVKQAGVLAIGCDADQYNQPTLADNRDVIVASSLKRVDVAVYDFFNAAARNDLASLPKVFDLKVNGIGYATSGGRIDAKLQGILEGFKAQIIEGGIKVADKP; encoded by the coding sequence GTGCGCCGTCCTGTCCGTGGCACCGCTGTTGTCGCGATCGCGCTGACCGGCATCATGGTGGTGAGTGCCTGCGCGAAGGACTCCGGTGGCACCACCGGGTCGACCGCAGTCGCCGGCGCCGCTTGCGAGTTCGCGCCGCCGCCCAGTTCGCCCGCCACCTCGCCCGCCGCCTCGAACACCAGCGCCGCCAACGGCGACAAGGTCGACGGAAGTGCGCTGAAGATCGGTCTGGCCTACGACATCGGTGGTCGTGGTGACGCGTCGTTCAACGACCTCGCCGCCGCCGGGTTCGACCAGGCGATCAAGGACATGGGGGTGAAGGGGGAGAACACCCGCGAGCTCTCCGCCTCCCCGAACGAGGACGAGTCGGTGAAGCAGTCCCGCCTGCGCCAACTCGCGCGCGACGGCTTCAACCCGATCGTCGGCGTCGGCTTCGCGTACACCGAGTCGCTGAAGGTCGTCGCGCCGGAGTTCCCGGACGTCCGGTTCGGTCTGGTGGACTCGGCCGTGGAGGGCGCGGCCAACGTCACGCCACTGGTCTTCGCCGAGCAGGAGGGGGCGTTCCTGGCCGGCGTCGTCGCCGCGTACCAGAGCAAGAAGTGTCACGTCGGCTTCGTCGGCGGCGTCGACATCCCGCTGATCCGGAAGTTCGAGGCCGGTTACGTCCAGGGTGCGAAGGCCGCCGCGCCGAACGTCGTGGTCGAGAAGAAGTACATCACGCCGGCCACCGACTTCACGGGCTTCCAGGACCCGGCGAAGGGCTTCGAGGCCGCGAAAGGTCTCATCGAGAAGGGCGCGGACGTCCTCTACCCCGCTGCGGGCGCGTCCGGCATCGGCGTCTTCTCCGCGGTGAAGCAGGCGGGTGTGCTGGCGATCGGGTGTGACGCCGACCAGTACAACCAGCCCACGCTGGCGGACAACAGGGATGTCATCGTCGCGTCGAGCCTGAAGCGTGTCGACGTGGCGGTGTACGACTTCTTCAACGCCGCCGCGAGGAACGACCTGGCCTCGCTGCCGAAGGTCTTCGACCTCAAGGTGAACGGCATCGGCTACGCCACGTCGGGTGGCCGGATCGACGCGAAGTTGCAGGGCATCCTCGAAGGTTTCAAGGCCCAGATCATCGAGGGCGGGATCAAGGTCGCGGACAAGCCGTAG
- a CDS encoding STAS domain-containing protein, with translation MPNRLSGTTRIPQVHLAEEDVEFCSIAGPIDLGTVSAFRARMDTRLDSAPSGLVVDLTGVTFVGAVGVAALIAANTRAERLGTVFAVVADSRPVLRPLQVTGVDQRLLVRPTLTEAACAVEAGVSRIPAQRAAR, from the coding sequence ATGCCGAACCGGCTCAGCGGTACCACCCGGATTCCCCAGGTCCACCTCGCCGAGGAGGACGTGGAGTTCTGTTCGATCGCGGGGCCGATCGACCTCGGCACGGTGTCGGCGTTCCGCGCCAGGATGGACACGCGGCTCGACAGCGCGCCCTCGGGGCTGGTGGTGGACCTGACCGGGGTGACGTTCGTCGGCGCGGTGGGCGTCGCCGCCCTGATCGCCGCGAACACGCGTGCCGAACGGCTGGGCACGGTATTCGCCGTCGTGGCCGACAGCCGCCCCGTGCTACGGCCGTTGCAGGTCACAGGGGTGGATCAGCGGCTGTTGGTGCGCCCGACGTTGACCGAGGCGGCCTGCGCGGTCGAGGCGGGCGTGTCGCGGATCCCGGCGCAGCGGGCGGCCCGGTAA
- a CDS encoding alpha/beta fold hydrolase gives MQAIQKVRHRQAEVNGLEVFFREAGRPGRPTVLLLHGFPSSSHSFREVMPALADVAHVIAPDLPGFGMSASPTVDEYDYTFENLSWTIENLLDRLEVERFFVYLHDFGAPVGYHLATRAPDRIRGLIVQNGNAHEDGLGPQWDTAKAYWADPTDDKRAQLPDWLNFAGTRDQYLAGLPEYLRLLHPPESWHIDWERMSRPGNVDAQFALFSDYANHVARFAELAEYHRAHQPPALVLWGRRDQYFDVDEVLAYHRALERVDAHIYDGGHLLLETHAAECAELMRVFVLDNT, from the coding sequence ATGCAGGCGATTCAGAAGGTCCGCCACCGACAGGCCGAGGTCAACGGCCTGGAGGTGTTCTTCCGCGAGGCCGGACGTCCCGGCCGGCCGACGGTGCTGCTGCTGCACGGGTTCCCCAGCTCGTCGCACTCGTTCCGCGAGGTCATGCCCGCGCTGGCCGACGTCGCGCACGTGATCGCGCCCGATCTCCCGGGCTTCGGCATGTCCGCGTCACCGACCGTCGACGAGTACGACTACACCTTCGAGAACCTCTCCTGGACGATCGAGAACCTGCTCGACCGGCTCGAGGTCGAACGCTTCTTCGTCTACCTGCACGACTTCGGCGCCCCGGTGGGCTACCACCTCGCCACCCGCGCCCCGGATCGCATCCGCGGCCTGATCGTCCAGAACGGCAACGCGCACGAGGACGGCCTCGGTCCGCAATGGGACACCGCCAAGGCGTACTGGGCCGATCCGACCGACGACAAGCGCGCCCAGCTGCCGGACTGGCTGAACTTTGCCGGCACCCGCGACCAGTACCTCGCCGGATTGCCCGAGTACCTGCGCTTGCTGCACCCGCCCGAGTCGTGGCACATCGACTGGGAGCGCATGAGCCGACCCGGCAACGTCGACGCGCAGTTCGCGCTGTTCAGCGACTACGCCAACCACGTTGCCCGCTTCGCCGAACTCGCCGAGTACCACCGGGCCCACCAGCCGCCGGCGCTCGTGCTGTGGGGACGTCGCGACCAGTACTTCGACGTCGACGAGGTCCTCGCCTACCACCGGGCCCTCGAGCGCGTGGACGCACACATCTACGACGGCGGGCACCTCCTGTTGGAGACGCACGCGGCCGAGTGCGCCGAGCTCATGCGGGT